Genomic DNA from Paenibacillus sp. KS-LC4:
TGAAAAGCAATATAATACGGATCGCGCGGTGACGCTCGCTTTGTTCCACGACGCGACGGAGGTGTTTACTGGCGACATTCCTACACCGGTCAAGCATCATAATGCTAAAATGCTGGCCAGCTTTCGCGAGCTTGAAGCTCTCGCCGCTGAGCGGCTGCTTGCCATGGTTCCCGAGCCGATGCAGAAAGCCTATGCCCCGCTGCTAAGCTCTCACCACGGCAGCATTTCCTCTGAGGAGCAGACGCTTCAAGCGATGGTGAAGGCCGCTGATTTGCTCGACGCTTATTTGAAATGCCTCTATGAGCTATCGGCAGGCAATCGCGAATTTCTCGTAGCACGGGGTCAAACGGAGCAAGCGCTGGCTGCATTAAATATGCCCGAGGTCGAATGGTTTCTCAACCATATGGCGCCAAGCCTCGGCATGACGCTTGATGAGCTGTCTGACTGAAGCTAAGCAGGGCTGAGCTAGGTCGTGCTGGATCATACATTTATCCAAGCGTATTCATTCCGGCTGCTTCATACCCCAAATGGAAGAAAGGAAGGGCGGAATAAATCCCGTCCTTCCTTTCTTCCATTGTTCTTATCCGCTAAACATGCCTTAGCTCAGTCACGCATCTTGGAGACATAAGTACGAACGGCTTCATAGAAGGCTTTCCATTCTTCACTCGGTTGTTCAGCTGAACTAGCCTCAGGCTGTGGCATTAGCTGATCGGCTAATGGCTGTATAGGGCTAGGCTGCTCAAGCTCCTTGGCACGCGGCGCTACGTCTAGCGCTTCGCCGCCAGCTGCATTTGCAGCTGATTCCCCTGCTTCGCTAGCTGACGCCCCCAGCACCTGAGCCGTTGTCTGACCTTGACCTTCTTCAGTACCGACCGTCCCTTCGCCGCTTTGTTTGCGACGCTGGGCCATTACTTTCGTTAGCTGGTCTCTCAGCTTCTCTTCTGCCATCTGGCACTCACCCTTTCAGCCAGTTTTTCCGCAGTTCAAACAGCTCTTTCAGCTCGTCTGTCGACAGCTCGGTAATCCACTGCTCAGACTGGCCGACGACTTGGTCATTCAATGACTGCTTGCGTTCAATCATCTCATCTATTTTCTCCTCAAGCGTGCCTAGCGTAATGAACTTATGAACCTGCACCTCGCGGGTCTGCCCAATTCGGAAGGCACGGTCCGTCGCTTGATTTTCCACTGCCGGATTCCACCAACGGTCAAAATGAAACACATGATTGGCCGCTGTAAGATTAAGTCCCGTTCCGCCTGCCTTAAGCGATAGAACGAAAGCGCTGCAACGCTGCTCGGGATTTTGAAAGCCTTGAATCATCTCATCGCGCTTTATTTTCGGCACTCCGCCGTGCAAATAGGGAACGCTCGTGCCCAGCCGCTCTTCCAGCAGCTTTTTGAGCTGATGGCCCATCTCAACAAATTGGGTAAAAATCAGGCAGCGCTCCCCTTCGGCAGCGACCTCCTCCACCATATCCAACAGGCGGGCGACCTTGTTCGAACGCTCCTCCTCCCACTGCTTCGCTCCGCCATTATCCCCTTCCATCAAGCCGGGATGATTGCAAAGCTGCTTAAGCCGGGTCAAGGAAGCCAGAATAAGACCGCGCCGCTGCATCGCTCCTAACGTATCGAGCTTCTCCAGCAAATCCGCGACAATATTTTCATACATCGCGCCCTGCTCTGCCGTGAGTGTAATATACGTCTTGCCTTCGAATTTCTCTGGCAATGAGAGCTGAATGGCCGGGTCTTTCTTAATGCGGCGAAGCATGAACGGCTTCACCCAGCGCTGTAAGCCGGCAATCATTTTCTCATCCCGCGTCCGCTCGATCGGAGCGACTACCTCCTTGCGGAATTCGTTCACCCCGCCCAAATAGCCGGGATTGATAAAATCATAGATGGACCACAGCTCCGTCAATCGGTTTTCCATCGGTGTGCCTGTCAGCGCCACACGGTGGCGGGCAGGCAGCTTGCGAATGGCTGCCGACTGCTTCGTGTAAATATTTTTTATATTTTGCGCCTCATCCAAGCATAATGCATCCCAGCCAACTGCACTTAAGTCTTCTTCATCCAATTGGGCCAGCGAATACGAGGTAATGACCAAATCCATGTCGCGGACTGCATCCTCGAAGGCTTCCCCCTTCTCCCGCTTAGGGCCATAATGAAGATGAACCTTAAGCTGCGGAGCGAATTTCTCCAGCTCCTTCTCCCAGTTGCCGATAACCGAAGTCGGACATACAAGCAGCGAAGGCGCATGAACAAGCGACGGGGAATTTCCCAGCTTAAGCTGCTCCGCGCGCTGTTCCTTCACGTAAACGAGATAGGCCATGAACTGAATCGTCTT
This window encodes:
- the yfbR gene encoding 5'-deoxynucleotidase, which translates into the protein MDSHFFAYMYRLNYIERWSLMRNTTKENVAEHSFHVALLVHMLCEIGNSLFEKQYNTDRAVTLALFHDATEVFTGDIPTPVKHHNAKMLASFRELEALAAERLLAMVPEPMQKAYAPLLSSHHGSISSEEQTLQAMVKAADLLDAYLKCLYELSAGNREFLVARGQTEQALAALNMPEVEWFLNHMAPSLGMTLDELSD